One genomic segment of Nocardia spumae includes these proteins:
- a CDS encoding serine/threonine-protein kinase, with product MLASGDVFAGYVIERLLGRGGMGQVYLAKHPRLPRMTALKLLNREMVADPEIRARFEREADLVAQLDHPKVVTVYDRGLEDGQLWISMQFIDGIDAASVDPQKLPPERAVQIIAEVAEALDYAHGNGVMHRDVKPGNMLLARSTGGKGERVYLTDFGIARLRDDGGHLTQTGTFTATLAYASPEQLTGAQLDGRSDQYSLACSLFWLFTGRGPFNAPNPAAVIRGHLQGPAPSLSSVRPGLPAGLDAVLLKAMQKRAIDRFDTCADFAAAARQAVSPASAPRIPTVGHPYTGPPTPTTGRPVTGPGTPVAPHPSTGPSVPHAPRPMSQPHPMSQPHPMAQPVPPLTGARPMNQMQPMNQMQPMNQVQPNYGTSAPYNQPYGYRPPAPQSKSNTGVIIGIIVGAVVLLLVVLLVMAAMSS from the coding sequence ATGCTGGCAAGCGGCGATGTGTTCGCGGGCTACGTCATCGAACGACTGTTGGGCCGCGGTGGTATGGGGCAGGTGTATCTCGCCAAGCATCCGCGGTTGCCGCGAATGACCGCGTTGAAGCTGCTCAACCGTGAAATGGTCGCCGATCCGGAGATTCGGGCCCGCTTCGAGCGGGAGGCCGATCTGGTCGCCCAGCTCGACCATCCCAAGGTCGTCACGGTCTACGATCGCGGCCTCGAGGACGGCCAGCTCTGGATCTCCATGCAGTTCATCGACGGAATCGACGCCGCCAGCGTGGATCCGCAGAAGCTGCCGCCCGAACGTGCCGTGCAGATCATCGCCGAGGTGGCCGAGGCGCTGGACTACGCGCACGGCAACGGCGTCATGCACCGGGATGTGAAGCCGGGCAACATGTTGCTGGCCCGCTCCACCGGCGGTAAGGGTGAGCGGGTCTACCTCACCGATTTCGGTATCGCGCGGCTGCGCGACGACGGCGGCCACCTGACCCAGACCGGAACCTTCACCGCGACCCTGGCCTACGCCTCGCCGGAACAGCTGACCGGCGCCCAGCTCGACGGGCGTTCGGATCAGTATTCGCTGGCATGCAGTCTGTTCTGGCTGTTCACCGGTCGCGGCCCGTTCAACGCGCCGAATCCGGCGGCGGTGATCCGCGGACATCTGCAGGGTCCGGCGCCGTCGTTGAGCAGTGTGCGTCCCGGCCTGCCCGCCGGATTGGACGCGGTCCTGCTCAAGGCGATGCAGAAGCGGGCCATCGACCGCTTCGACACCTGTGCCGACTTCGCGGCCGCCGCGCGCCAGGCGGTGTCGCCGGCCAGTGCGCCGCGCATTCCGACGGTCGGACACCCCTACACCGGGCCGCCCACGCCGACGACGGGACGGCCGGTGACGGGCCCGGGCACTCCGGTCGCGCCGCATCCGTCGACCGGTCCGTCCGTGCCGCACGCACCGCGGCCGATGTCGCAGCCGCACCCGATGTCGCAGCCGCACCCGATGGCGCAGCCCGTGCCGCCGCTCACCGGCGCGCGGCCGATGAACCAGATGCAGCCGATGAACCAGATGCAGCCGATGAACCAGGTGCAGCCGAACTACGGTACGTCCGCCCCGTACAACCAGCCCTACGGCTACCGGCCACCGGCGCCGCAGAGCAAATCCAATACCGGCGTGATCATCGGCATCATCGTCGGCGCGGTGGTGCTGCTACTGGTCGTACTCCTGGTCATGGCGGCCATGTCCAGCTGA